GTCTCTAAACTGGTCATCGTGGCCCTCTGATGTCTCTCAGGGTCAGTCCCGAGATCCAGCACTGAAAGCATTCAAGAGCTGATCTCCGTTCTTTTCCCAGTGTACCCAGAGCGTCTTCCATGTCTATTCCGGATGCAGGGACATTTCCCTGGCTGccctggcaggggacaggggcaGGCTTACGAACTGGGCTGAGATAACTGCACTTCCTGAGGTGGCAGGAGAAAATGGACATGTGTGCTCAGCTGAGCTCTTGAGGGCGCCTTCAGAAACGTGCAGAGACGCGTTGCCTTTCTGAGCATGAATCTCAGGAGAGTCCTGGCATTTGGAAGTCAGGTTCATACCTCCCTTCCCTTTGCTGATGCACTTTGCTACTCACAGGTGGTTTGGGGGCAAAAAGCACCGAAGCTGCTCAGCAGTAAAGCCAAGCCTCCCCCACGCAAGCATGAGGCCAAGCACAAAGGAACATCCCGTGTCACTGTTTAGTCTCTCGAACGTGGCATTTCTCTCCCCAGCGCTGCGCCACCAAAGCCTCtcagcagccactgctgctcGAGTTGCACAAACTGCGGGGCCGGTGCGTGTCTTCTCCTCACCGAATgctgttgcttctgctttctctctttgtctAACCCGCTCCCAGCAGCCAGTGCAAACCCTTCTGCAAAGCCGTGCCTCTGCACATCTGGACATCCATGTCTCCAACCCACACTGTTGCCATGGCAGGGAGTAGAGGCGGTTGTGGCTCAGCCAGGTGACAGTGACAGGACCTACCCCTTAGATAGAGCAGTCCCGGGTTGACACCGCGGCGCTCACCCGGCCTGGGGCTGTTCTGGTGGGacgtggcagcagggctggggctgtgccccccccctcAGGGGGTGGGAGCGGGCAGCGACGCTGCGACTGGGGTACAGGGAGGTGCCCGCCCGAGGCTGCGTGGAcgcgggggggtgtggggtggtcAGCGTTGCTCACGGGGGGGCCGAGCGGGCAGTTGGGAGCAGCGCGGGTAGAAGCCCGGCTAAAGAAAAGCCTCTTTGCGTTGGCCGGGAATCGAACCCGGGTCAACTGCTTGGAAGGCAGCTATGCTCACCACTATACCACCAACGCATCtggctgtgctcctccctgcggcTCCTCCGGAGCGCGGCTGCCACCGCCCCTCCCCGGCTGCCGGGCGGTCCCTTCCCGCCCCTGCACACACTGCCGCCACCTGCCGCCGAGTACGTGCGTTTGTTTTGGCTGGGAAACCTCAGCCGCACTAGCCACCGACCAGGGAGGATCCGCACCCGGGCTGGAGGGGGACACCGGGCAAAGCGGGACTGAGCCCCAGGCACCGACGCTGCGCAGGGCTCAGGGGACCCTCTGGCGCGCTCGGCGGTGGGAAGAGGGGGGGTGTCCAGCGCTGATCACCAGTCCTGagcagaaggagaagaggaagagggtCGGGCTGTCTGTCTTCTTCATGCTGGTGTGAGTCCTGGGGGTGCTTCTAGGGGTGCTGCCAATGCTGCCACTCCCCATCCAGGACCTGAAAGATGCTCCCCTTCccgtccctaaaggggctccaggaaagctggggagggactctggatcagggaggggagccataggatgagggagaacggttttaaactgaaagaggggagatttagatgagatgtgaggaagaaattgtttgctgtgagggtggtgagcccctggcccaggttgtccagagacgctgtggctgccccatcccgggaggtgttcaaggccagattggacggggctttgagcaacctggtctggtgggaggcgtccctgcccagggcagggggtgccactgggtgagcattaaggtcccttccaacccaaaccagtctatgattctgtgatctgcatCCATACATGCACCAGCTGTGCATGCACTGTGCAAGCGAATgcgcatttgtgtgtgtgtacctgtGGTGGTGCAAGCGTAGCTAacagccaaacacccacccagctgctcactcccTTCCCCACCTTCAGTGGGAGTTGGGGCACAGAAAATAGGATGAGGAAGCCCCCAGGTCAAGATAAGCACAAGGACATGGCTTAGCAAAGCCTAttgtgggcaaaacagactcaacttgggggaAACTGATTTATTGCCAATTGAAATAAATTcagatagtgagaaacaaaaagacaaacataaaGCACCAACGTTTCTCCCTCTTACCCaggctgctcctcagcctgcgTCTGCCCTGCTGAGGGTGGCTTTGGGAGCGCTGGCTGCCGAGGAGACAAAGGAGGAAGGCGGCgtgagggcagagagaggggtgtGAGGGAGCGGGAGAGCCGCTCTGGGCAtgggtgcccagagaggtagaGCAGTGGCGGTTCAGAGTTGGTGGGAGAGGCAGCAAGcgtgaggagcagggggaaaaggaaattgcCATAGCAGAGGATGGTTTCGATCCATCGACCTCTGGGTTATGGGCCCAGCACGCTTCCGCTGCGCCACTCTGCTCCCTGTGGGGCCTTCTTTGGTACCTTCCACAGCCCTGAGGATGCTCCTGGACAGCACCAGCACTGGTGCTCAGGTCCTTCCCCCTTTCTGGTCTGGGCTCTGCAAGGGCTTTTCTGAAACAGGTCGAATTCTCCGCAGAACCTTTCTCCAAGACCTTTGTCCCCTCCTCCCTTTGGCCACCTGGCACAGCCCAGACTCCGCCATGGGGGTAACCTCTGAAGTGAGACCCTGTTATTTTATCTGGGCAGCCCCTCTGGACCCACCGCTGGGGTCAATGTGGGCTGTCCTCCTCCCGCTTCTGAGATGGTTGGGTTCCCTTCGGAGACCAGTTTGTCCGACTCCCTGGGACAGTTTGCCCTCCCCCCCATCATTGGCTTAATGCTCTTGGTACCACCCACATGCATGTCTGTCATATCTGCTGTTATACTGTTGATAAATTCACTTCAATAATGAATAAGTTTGTAGTAACCCAtagcactatatatatatatatatgttgctgTTATTAATACAACATATTGTTATATTGCAATAATATTAATTATTGCAATTATTATATAGCAATATAATGCAATTATATTATTGCTGCTATTATTGTCACTGTTATTGATTGTTTCTGTTATTTATGGCTGTTAATAATTTGTAATAGCTTGAGATACATATATTTGCTTTATTAATCCTAGATACACTTGCTGATGGTGATTTTTGTGGCATTTGTGGTAATCTGTAATAAGTAGAGAAATTTTGAGGATGGAGCCTCCATGTCCTTCTGTATGACGGGATCCTACAAACACATGGCCACAACCCGTGCACAGGCGCAGGCCCGGTAACCCGTTAGGTCGCGATGGCACCGATGGCTTGGGTCAGCTAAGACGCTTGGTCTTACTTACAGTCAGTGCATAACAGTtggcctctgctgctccttcctcctcacgctttgcttctgctccagcgtgggccctctctgggggctgcagccctccAGGATAAACCTGCTCTAGTGTGGGCTTTCCATGAGCTGCAGTTCCCTACCGCTCAAACCTTGCCACGCACACCCAATACACCAGGAATTGTAAAATTGTCCTTTTGTATTTGTCATAGAGCACCTTTGTTACTTCTGGTCTAAGAGACAGTGATGTAAATTAGGTAGTAATCACACCaattgaaagagaaaatgctgcTCGGACATAAGCAAGACCAGAATTGGGCTTGAAGTTCAATCGAaacaagcagagagaaaataaaagcacaagtcACATTTCGCTTTAATGAACACTCCATCTGGCAAGCCGGAAAAAGAATCAGACAGAAAGTATTGGGTTCAATGAGTTAACAAACAATCCCCTCCTATAACTTTTTTTCAGACTACATGAGAtaagaattaattaaaacaaagctacTGCAGCTTGCTGTCAATGTTTCAGTTTATCCTTTCTGTTTTAAAGCGAGATAGTTACTAGCTAGTTTGGGAAAGAGATCTTTGTTCTGAGAGGAAATAAATCAGACCATGTCTACACTTGAATCTTTTCTGTCCCATCGGTAGGGAGGACACTTCCAGGAGACAcagctccttccctccagccATAAGGTACTAACTGGTTTCTCGACATAATTGAGTTTTGGTGttagtttttaactttttttggggtgtgggggagaaGTTCCAGTCTATCACTTTTGCTTTGACAGGGAGGAAACCAAAGTTCTTTTTTCCCAAGACAGGGACTTTATATACTTATGGGCATAGAGGTATAATGATGGGGGAGGATAAGAATTGCATAATCCACTTGTGTAATATTCCTACACTGTGTCAGCTTTACTTGTTTGCAAGGACAGAGTTGCAACAACTATAATTTATTCTAATATACAGAGTAAAAATGGCCAGGTACTTTATGGATTTAACAGCAGatctttttgaaaaacatttaacttcattcacaaattccatttaaatttttttactaGGGAAACACTTATGCTCTGTGCAGCTCCAAGGAATCCATCACCTGGCCAGAGAAAATATGTCCATCTGCTTCCTAAGTAACCGCTTGTCAATGCATCTCCTCAGGCTTTGCTTGACTTCCTGATTCCTCAAGCTGTAGATGATGGGGTTGAGCATGGGGGTGACAACCGAGTAAGACAGGGAAACCATTTTCTTCATGTTGGATGAGAGGCTGGACTTGGGTCGCAGATGAATGATGCCAGCTGTGCTGTAGAAAAGAGTCACTACCACCAGGTGAGCTGCACAGGTGGAAAAGGCCTGCCTCCGGCCCACAGCCGAGGGTATCTGAAGAACAGCATGGATAATGCGAAAGTAAGAGATGGCTATCAGAGAAAAGGGAATCATCACTATTATgacaatagcaataaaaatcaGTAGCTCAAACAAGGCTGTGTCTGCACACACCAGCTTCAACACAGGAGGGACATCACAAAAGAAATGATCAACCACATTTCTCCCGCAGAAGGGCAGGGTAAATAACCACGTGGTGAATCCCAGAGCTACGGGGACACCAGACAGCCAAGACCCAACAACCATCTTGAAGCAGCGATCCCTGTTCATCATGGTGGCATAATGCAATGGGTGGCATATTGCTGCTTGCCGGTCATAAGCCATGACACCTAAGAGGAAACACTCACAGGTGACAAAAAGAATAACACAGTTGAGCTGCAAGGCGCAAGCTGTGAAGGAAAtcctttttctctccaccagCAGAATTGTGAGCATCTTGGGGACAATGCTCAGGCTGTAGCAGATCTCTGTCAAGGCAAGATTCTTTAGGAAGTAGTACATGGGCGTGTGTAGGAGAGGGTCAATGGTTGTGATCAAAACAATTAGAAAGTTCCCTGTTAAGATGGCCAGGAACATGATGGACATCAGTGTGAAAAATAGGAACTGCATCTCGCCTTGGAAGGCAAACCCCACAAGTAAGAAGTGAGTAGTGACGGTTTGGTTTCCTGGCTTCATTTCCTCAACAGGTCCCAtcctaaaagaggaaaaaaaaaaaacacactacaAAAGGATTAGTAGCTTGGGACAGACTTGTGGTCTCAGAAATAGCTACAGCTCCAAGTAAAATGTGGTTTAAAACATGAGGTGAAACTTGGACTGGATATGACAGTGACCCCAATCTCAGCTGGGGAACCTGAACAAGACCATTTGAACAATCACAGGCTGGGATTCATCTTCTCTAAATTAGGTGAACAGAAGATAGACGTACACATTTCGAATAacaatttgtgtttattttatatgGAAAGAAATGGATACCTGCAAAGGGCAGGTCACCTTAGTGTAAGAGCGGCGTCTGTGATCGAACAGAATAATTTCACTTTGGATGGGCTGGATGTCCCTTAGTTCGCTTCAGTGTCTGAATGTCTATAGACATCTAAATGTCAGACAGTCATCTTAGCATCCGTTTATACTGAGTGACAAGAAATAAAGCACAAGACAGAAACacaatttctttccttctgaGATGGGTGTCCAAGGGTGACAGGATTCACGGTATCATCAATAGTGAAGTGAGTCAAAAATGACCACATTTTTGGATACCTGGAATTAGCTAAAATTCATTTACTTCTTGGTGCTCTAAGCCAGGTGACAGGGAGATCCCGTGGCTTTCCAGCTCCCAGTTTGACTTCAAGCAGAAGTCATCTGCCTACATTATTTTCGTTGTTAAGCCTGGAAAAGTATGATGCAAAGctaaaaaagtttaatttaagaAAAGTGTTCATGCACCTACGTTTGTTTCATCAAATCATATAAAATCCATATTCTGAGTTTTCCTTTTAGATAAACTCTGTGGAGTAAAAAGATGCTCAGCACACAGACAGCTGCCCACTTAAAAGTGGTTGCCAGCATCCACACCTTCCTGACATTTTCTGGGAATTTATCAGCTCATCAGATCTGCTAATGGAATCATTTGTCTGGGAAACTTCCTGGACTGTTTCAGCCAAAATATATTTGGTTGATTTTTGAAAGGCCCGTAAAGAGCACAGTATACTTTACATATAGAAtcatactacttttttttttttctgtatttacaccATTGGGATTGAGATAATGCAGCCCACAGGATCTGGAGTTTGGCTTTACTCTAAGAGAAAGAAGGATTAACATCTTCTCTTCAGGATTCACATGCATGAGTtcagaaaatatatgtatatacaaatgTATGTGtaacaaaaaatccaaactaataatgagaaataaattgcCTAGACTACCATGGAGATATCTGTATGTCCAGTGGGGTTTTGGCTTCCATCCACAGACGAAGGAAGACTCTTGCTACCTACAAAGCAGTCAAACTGTATCACTAATCAACACAGAACAGCTTAAGATTTTGAAGTCTTGGGGTTTTCAGGGCTTctggaaatgtctttttcttttccttagcaatgatgaaagagaaaatgaggagATGAGAAGGATAGGAAGACACGGGTAGACAGATAGACCCTGTGATTCATTTTTCAACATATTTATCAGCAAAATAGGCAGCTACAGTTGCCAAAGTTTTCTGTAGACAATAGAAATAAGCAAGTATACTCTCAGTATAATTAATGTTTCTCCACCTTAGACATAAGAATTGCTGATGCCGTGGGTTCCTGTTTCTCTCGGGTGACTCAGTGAGTAACTCAGATGTACAAATCTGCATTGTTGGTGTCTAAAGGTAGGTGGGATGGATTCCTCTCCTGTATCATAATAGCAGCTCCAGGCTCCAATTAGAAAAATAAACCATGGAAACACACttaggttttggttttgccttAGGAACCAACTAAGAAtaagaaacagaaatcaaaatattacCTTATGTCACTAAAATGAGTcgaattttctctctctcttccgtAGAGGCAATAATTccaaaggcagagaggaagagaaattatgaacggagagaaaaaaaaggaaaaaacaaaaccactttgctTTCCTCTGTAAGAGGCAACATCTCCTCTCTGATTCCAAAGGCTCTTACAACTAATGCATGGCGGTATTTGAATTGTTATGTGCTCCCAGTAGGATCAGGTCTCCAGGCAGCACCTTTTTGATATGATTAAAGCATATGTTAAATGAACTTTTTTTACCCATGTTCTATATAAATAATGCAGTATGTTTTAGGACATACTAGCAGTCTAAGCATAGTACAAGCAAAGTTTCCTCCCATGTCTTCAGAGCTGTACGAGTACTTGATATAAGTGTCAACAGTAATAACAGGATAttctcttactgtttttcttatCTAGTTTACTaccattagggaaaaaaatggaacttGACATATGTTGGTTTCCCAGTAACTTAAAAGGCTTtcaagaaatcattaaaaatgctTGAATAACAATGGTGTTACGAACATAGAGAATTGCAATATGATATTGAGCCAGAacggtggggttggaagggacctctggagatcatccagcccaacccccctgccagagcagggtcacccagagcaggtggcacaggaacgcgtccaagtgggtttggaatgtctccagagatggagactccaccacctctctgggcagcctgcgccagggctctgccacccaaaataagatgaaaaatcttatgggtcaagataaagacagggagatcacttatcagttaccatcatgggcaaaacaaactggaattgaggaaaataaatttaatttattgccaattaaaataaatcGGACGGTGaggaacaaagacaaaactaaaacaccttgcccccacctttctctttttcctggactcaacttcattccttcatTCCCAAATCTCCTACCTCCTCCCCCTCAGACCGGTCCATTCGTATCTGTCTCTGCTCCCCATTCCTCCTCACGCGTGGGTCCTCCAGGgcgctgcagtccttcaggataaacctgctccagtgtggccTCTCGCCATGCTGTGGTTCCTTCAGGGACTGAGGTCAGGCAGAAGTGTCCCTGACGGCTCGGGGTCTGCAGCTGTGTGGCTGGACATACATCTGTTCCGCTGGTCCTGCTCTTGCCTGTGATGCTGCTGGGTCATCAACAAATTTCTGGGCCTGGCAAGGCTTGCTTCCACCCTAATAAATACACAAGCTATGTTGCTTTAACAGTAAGCATAACCCCAAAATGAATTTTGCCCTGTTCTAGGTCTGCATTTCTTAAAGTACAACTGGTTGTTGTAGggtttgtcaaaaaaaaaaacaaaaaacaaaaaaccaaaacaaaaaagtaccCTCCAGTTTCCTTTGATATTGAGaggattttggtttcttttgcaaCTGCTGTGAGCAGTAGCTCCACCATCCTCCCCTGAGCCTCAAGGCCGCCTAGCCTCTGCTTGCCTTTTCAGAGCGTTCCTCCAGCGCGTGGTGCATGTGCCTGCACGCATGTGCGTGGGTGGGGGTTTTGGTTGGCCACACAGGTATATTCCCTAAAACATCTGGCTGGCAGTTTGCATGAGGAAAGTGCATGAGATAATTACAAATTATTACTTTTCAAATATTCTTGCTCTGTCTGAGCATGCAGAGACGCAGTCACAGCTGACGATGAAAGTCAAAGCTGAAATGGACTTCAGTCCAGCCAGGGACGTCAAAGACAGCAAGAAGGGCTTCTCTAAGTACAAAGGTGACAAAAGGCAGACCAGGGAGAATGTGGACCCATCACTGAATGAGCTGGGGGACCTGGTGACATAGGACGTGGAAAAGGCTGGTGTACTGAATGCAGCCTTTACCTCGATCTTTACtagtaagaccagccttcaggaACGCCAGGCCCTAGAGATCAGGGGGAGAGTCTGGAACAAGGATCAGAAGATCAGTTCAGGGAATACCAGGCATATGTAAGAGGGTAGAtctattagatattaggaagaaattctttactctgagggtggtgagacactggaacagattgcccagagaagttgctcATCctgggaggtgttcaaggccaagttggatggagctttgagcaatcTAGTCTAGTGTGtgcctggccatggcaggggcttggaactagatgatctttaaggtcccttcctactcTAACCgttctgattctatgataagcCCATGAACTTATGGATCATGGAACATGGGATCCTCCTATGAGTGCTGAGGGACCTGGCTGATGTCGTTGTGAGGCCGTTGTCAATAAACTTTGAATGACCATTGTGACTGGGAGAgattcctgaggactggaggaaagcaaatgtcactcctgtcttcgaaaagggcaagaaagaggatccagagaactacaggctggtcaagCCCAGCTtggtccctgggaaggtgatggagcaactaATCCTATGAACCgtttccaggcacatgaagaaCATGAATGTCatcatcaggagtagtcagcatagCTTTGTCAAGGGGAAATCATACTTCATCAACCTAATAACCTACTTTGATGAAAGGACTGGTTTGGTAGACGGGAGAGCAGTTAGATATGCCCTTTTTTGCCCCTGCTGCAAGGTGAAtggtatcttgggctgcattacgacaagtgttgccag
The sequence above is drawn from the Rissa tridactyla isolate bRisTri1 chromosome 9, bRisTri1.patW.cur.20221130, whole genome shotgun sequence genome and encodes:
- the LOC128914954 gene encoding olfactory receptor 10A7-like; the encoded protein is MGPVEEMKPGNQTVTTHFLLVGFAFQGEMQFLFFTLMSIMFLAILTGNFLIVLITTIDPLLHTPMYYFLKNLALTEICYSLSIVPKMLTILLVERKRISFTACALQLNCVILFVTCECFLLGVMAYDRQAAICHPLHYATMMNRDRCFKMVVGSWLSGVPVALGFTTWLFTLPFCGRNVVDHFFCDVPPVLKLVCADTALFELLIFIAIVIIVMIPFSLIAISYFRIIHAVLQIPSAVGRRQAFSTCAAHLVVVTLFYSTAGIIHLRPKSSLSSNMKKMVSLSYSVVTPMLNPIIYSLRNQEVKQSLRRCIDKRLLRKQMDIFSLAR